One stretch of Nycticebus coucang isolate mNycCou1 chromosome 7, mNycCou1.pri, whole genome shotgun sequence DNA includes these proteins:
- the SFT2D3 gene encoding vesicle transport protein SFT2C, with amino-acid sequence MADLHRQLQEYLTQGKAAGTAAAEPLLAAGNAEEAADGAGPSGAWLSRTGLRWTWARSPEEPAAAGPTCVPSVTRGQRLAAGGGCLLLAALCFGLAALYAPVLLLRARKFALLWSLGSALALVGGALLRGGAACGRLLRGEETPPRSALLYVAALGATLYAALGLRSTLLTVLGACAQVAALLAVLVGLLPWGGSTALRLALGRLGRGAGLAKALPV; translated from the coding sequence ATGGCTGACCTCCACCGCCAGCTGCAGGAATATCTAACGCAGGGGAAAGCGGCCGGGACGGCGGCCGCAGAGCCTCTACTCGCAGCCGGGAATGCGGAGGAGGCCGCGGATGGGGCAGGACCGTCGGGGGCGTGGCTGAGCCGCACAGGCCTGCGTTGGACGTGGGCGCGGAGCCCCGAGGAGCCGGCGGCAGCGGGCCCGACGTGCGTGCCGAGCGTGACGCGCGGGCAGCGGCTGGCGGCGGGCGGCGGCTGCCTGCTGCTGGCGGCACTCTGCTTCGGCCTGGCCGCGCTCTACGCGCCGGTGCTGCTGCTACGTGCACGCAAGTTTGCGCTGCTCTGGTCGCTTGGCTCGGCGCTGGCGCTGGTGGGCGGCGCGCTGCTGCGGGGCGGCGCGGCGTGTGGACGCTTGTTGCGCGGCGAGGAGACTCCGCCGCGGTCCGCGCTGCTGTACGTGGCGGCGCTCGGTGCCACGCTGTACGCGGCGTTGGGTCTGCGCAGCACGCTGCTTACGGTGCTGGGTGCCTGCGCGCAGGTGGCCGCGCTGCTGGCGGTGCTAGTCGGGCTGCTTCCCTGGGGCGGCAGCACTGCGCTGCGCCTCGCGCTCGGCCGCCTGGGCCGCGGCGCCGGCCTCGCCAAGGCCCTGCCGGTGTGA